Proteins found in one Hevea brasiliensis isolate MT/VB/25A 57/8 chromosome 18, ASM3005281v1, whole genome shotgun sequence genomic segment:
- the LOC131175873 gene encoding uncharacterized protein LOC131175873 — protein MMAIEEKGESSHIEDSENEVCLRSMLETEHWYIDSGCSRHMTGNKGKFSSLTLREEGYVKFGDKSKAKIIGCGTIGKNPCIENVALVQGLKYNLLSVSQLCDNGFKVVFTSSHFLKFKTPLISVASSPKTRTNAFPLANPLRSQPSKPSSLFIILKISETHWQ, from the exons atgatggcaattgaagaaaaaggtgaaagctcacacatcgaagatagtgaaaatgag GtctgcctaaggagtatgctggaaacagaacattggtacattgatagtggctgctctaggcacatgacaggaaataaaggcaagttttcctctcttacgttaagagaagaaggttatgtcaaatttggtgataaaagcaaagctaaaattattggatgtggaactattggtaaaaatccttgcattgagaatgttgcattagtacaaggattaaagtataatcttttaagtgttagtcaactatgtgataatggttttaaagtcgtTTTTACTTCTtcacatt ttttaaaattcaaaaccccTCTCATTTCCGTCGCCTCGTCTCCCAAGACCCGAACGAACGCATTTCCACTTGCAAACCCATTACGGTCGCAACCTTCCAAGCCATCGTCTCTCTTCATCATTCTTAAAATTTCCGAAACCCATTGGCagtga